In Longimicrobium sp., the DNA window CCCGCGCATCTTCCGCATGGCGCTGGAGCGGATGGGGATCGAGCCGCACGACGCCGTCTACGTGGGCGACGTGTACGAGATCGACGTGGCCGGTGCCCGCGCGGCGGGGATGCGCGCGATCCTGCTCGACCCGCTCTCGCGGCTGGGGCACCTGGACTGCGACCGCATCGCCGCGCTGCACGAGCTCCCCGGGAGACTGGCGGAGGCGGCGTGAGCGCGGGCGGCGGGTGGTGGGACGACTACTTCGACGGCACCTTCGTCTCCATCTACCGCGACTTCCTGACCCCGCAGCGCACCGAGCGCGAGGTGGCGGGGGTGATGGAGATGGTGGCGCTTCCGCCCGGCGGCGCGGTGCTGGACCTGGCCTGCGGCTGGGGGCGCCACTCCGTGGAGCTCGCCCGCGCCGGCTTCCGCGTCACCGGGCTGGATCTCTCGGAGACGCTGCTCGCCCGCGCCCGCAAGCGCGCCGCGGCCGCCGGCGTCGCCGTCAACTTCGTGCGCGGCGACATGCGCGAGGTGCCGTGGCACGGCCGCTTCGACGCGGTGCTCTCCCTCTACTCCTCCCTCGGCTACTTCCTTTCCGACGACGAGGACCTGCGCGTGCTGCGTGGCGCCCGCGACGCGCTGCGCCCCGACGGCGCGTTCGTGCTGGAGACCATGCATCGCGACCACATCGTGGGCGACTACGCCAGCCGCGACTGGTGGGAGACCGACGACGGGACGACGGTGTGGGTGGAGCGCG includes these proteins:
- a CDS encoding class I SAM-dependent methyltransferase, translating into MSAGGGWWDDYFDGTFVSIYRDFLTPQRTEREVAGVMEMVALPPGGAVLDLACGWGRHSVELARAGFRVTGLDLSETLLARARKRAAAAGVAVNFVRGDMREVPWHGRFDAVLSLYSSLGYFLSDDEDLRVLRGARDALRPDGAFVLETMHRDHIVGDYASRDWWETDDGTTVWVEREFDAVEGVSREWTRWSKGKERGEKYHELRVRSATEWDRLLRAAGLVPVDWYGDWELAPFIHTSEDLIVVCRRG